In the genome of Fervidobacterium nodosum Rt17-B1, the window GCTTTGGAAAAAGGATATGCTTCTTTACCAGAGGTTTTGCTTGAAATGGAAATAGAAAATTTTGAACCGTGGTTTGCTGTTTCAGTTGGAAGAGGAGATGACACATTTGGAGTTTTTGTGGTTGAAGATATAACTCCTGACAAGTTTTCCCAAACGCTGATACTTTATATGCAGTCTATTGCGTCCTGGCTTAATGCAAATATTAAAATAGTCAAAGAAGAGACGAAACTGCTCGAAGAACGATTTAAGAATACCGACGGTACATGGAGTGAGGAGTATTACATTAAAAAGAAATCAGTACTCGACAAGAGAAGAGAAAAGTTCGGAATTCCATACGAAGAGCTATGTCTAATATACGATAAAACAATTCATGGCTCAGTTATAAAAGAATTTAGAGCATCTGATATAGCTACTGCTAAGGGAATCGGTGATAGAGTTCAACTTAAGGTGTTGTTGTCTGTTTGTGATGAAATTGGTAAAAAGAAGATTATTGAGAGGTTGGTTAGTAAATATGAAATCCAAATGTGTTAATAAAGAGGAGAAGTATAGAAAGAGGGAAGGTATAAATTATATTATCTTGCTGAATATTACTAATGTATTCCTTATATTGATAAACCTAATAACCATTTACCTCTACGGGTTTCGTTTCCAGAATTTTTTAGTTTATTTAATTTCAGCAGCGATTTACTATCTCTATAGGAAAAATCTTCCGGAAATTATCGTATTTACGCTTTCATATCCTCTTGCTTGGCTTTATATGATACCTTTAAAAAATGAAGAAATTGAAGATTTTTTCAACATTCCGCTTATGCCTGAAATTGTTATGAAAATTGATAAAGAAGCGCTATCTACTTTACCAATAAAAACTGTTCTGACTATTGGAGCGATTTCAGAAAGAAAAGCTGTGACTTATGATATATTTGCCCAAGTAACAAGAGGTATAAATATAGAACAAAACATGAAATATCTACAGCAACTATTGAAGGATCCTCATATGGATGTCTCATTATACGCTGGCCAAGCTCTCGAAGATATAGAAAATTATTTTGAGTACCATATTTCAAAGACAAAAAATGAAAATACAATTCATTCGTGTTTGTTCATATATAACTACCTTCGAACTGGGATATTGCGCGGGTCTTTAAAAGAAAAATATAAGCTTTTGCTTATGGAAAAGCTTGGTAAGGTAAGTGATAGAGTACATCTTTACTATGAAATGATGTATTATTTGACAGGCGATATAAATTATCTTTTGGAAAGTTTCAAAAAGACTAAGAATATGGAACATTTAAGATTATTTGTCTTTGAGAAACTTAAAAGACAAGATTACAAAGAAGCAAGAGCTATATTATTCCAACATACAAAAGCATTGGTACGTGATATTTCTAATCTAATAAGCAATTCAAGGAAGTGAAATGTGTGGATTTACAGGAAATAAGTGATTTCTATAAAAAAAGATTTATCCTTGAGACTTTACCACCACGTGGGGTTGTTTTAGAAAAATACGTTGATTTTTGTATTAAAGCAGTTGAATCTGGTGCGGAGATTATAGCTGTAACGGATCTTCCAATGGGTAGTGCGCGTGTATCACCTATAGCTCCTGCACATATTTTAGTCGAAAAAGGTATAGATGTAATAATGCATTTTTCCAGAACGACAAGAAATGCGATAAGAATTGAGGGAGATTTGATAGCATCTCACATGCTTGGTATAAAAAATTTATTGATTTTATCAGGTGATGATCCACGCGTCGGTACTTATCCTTTTTCATCATGCATTGAAGATTTCAGTATATACGATGTATTTAAATTAGTAAAACTTTTAAATGAAAAAGGGGAAGATCTTGCTGGATTAAAGATATTTGGTAAATTTTCATTTAACTCCGGAGGCGTATTTAGCCCTTTTGAAAAAGACTATAAGCAAACGATTCAAAGAATGAATACAAAAATAGAAACCGGTTGTTTATTTTTCGTTTCGCAACCGGTGTTTAATGAATCAACAATTCTTAATTTCTTAAAAAAGGCTGAAGGGGATTTGAATGAAACAAAGATATACGTCTCTCTAATGGTTTTTGAGAGTGTTCAACAACTCGAGTACTTTTCCAAAGTTCCAGGGGTTTTCGTTCCGAAAGAGTATTTTCATCAGAAAGATGATAGAGCACTAAAAAATTATTCATACAAAAATTGTTTGGGCATTATAGAAAAACTTTCGCCTTATGTACAAGGATTCTATTTAACGTCTACTACAAAAGATTTAGAAATAATTAAAGGGTTAGCTGAAGTTATTCAAGGAGCTGATTAATTAATATGATTTACATAGTAGCATTATCAAATTCAAGTCAAATCGAACCTGTCTTTTGTGAGTACAATGGGCACATTGAAATAGGTGAAAGAGTTTTACTTCAGCATAAAGGTAAAA includes:
- a CDS encoding methylenetetrahydrofolate reductase, whose protein sequence is MDLQEISDFYKKRFILETLPPRGVVLEKYVDFCIKAVESGAEIIAVTDLPMGSARVSPIAPAHILVEKGIDVIMHFSRTTRNAIRIEGDLIASHMLGIKNLLILSGDDPRVGTYPFSSCIEDFSIYDVFKLVKLLNEKGEDLAGLKIFGKFSFNSGGVFSPFEKDYKQTIQRMNTKIETGCLFFVSQPVFNESTILNFLKKAEGDLNETKIYVSLMVFESVQQLEYFSKVPGVFVPKEYFHQKDDRALKNYSYKNCLGIIEKLSPYVQGFYLTSTTKDLEIIKGLAEVIQGAD